The Brachyhypopomus gauderio isolate BG-103 chromosome 7, BGAUD_0.2, whole genome shotgun sequence genome has a window encoding:
- the bloc1s5 gene encoding biogenesis of lysosome-related organelles complex 1 subunit 5: MDKISKDVGDIQSRLLDHRPVLQGEIRYFLREFEEKRGFRESRLLDNLNKAVAEASEQAMPKCTESMQTNLYEALIRLEAANHMTQRIQQRELEAQNSTRLQECTQRHNEDWEEFLRLQAKLKQELEDEHARAVSRLSTQYSEMEKDLARFSPF, from the exons ATGGACAAAATATCCAAAG ATGTTGGTGATATTCAGTCTCGGTTGTTGGACCACAGACCTGTCCTACAGGGGGAGATCAGGTACTTCTTAAGAGAATTTGAG GAGAAACGAGGCTTCAGGGAAAGTCGCCTCTTGGATAATCTTAACAAGGCTGTGGCAGAGGCCAGTGAGCAGGCTATGCCTAAATGCACTGAGAGCATGCAGACGAATTTATATGAAGCACTCATACGTT TGGAAGCTGCAAATCATATGACCCAGAGGATCCAGCAGAGGGAGCTAGAAGCCCAGAAT agcACACGCCTGCAGGAGTGTACGCAGAGGCATAATGAGGACTGGGAGGAGTTCCTGAGGTTGCAGGCTAAGCTGAAACAGGAACTGGAGGATGAACATGCCAGAGCCGTCAGCAGACTCAGCACCCAGTACAGCGAGATGGAGAAGGACCTGGCCAGGTTCTCGCCCTTCTGA
- the tfap2a gene encoding transcription factor AP-2-alpha isoform X1, giving the protein MKMLWKLTDNIKYEDCEDRHDGTSNGTARLPQLGSVGQSPYTSAPPLSHTPNSDFQPPYFPPPYQPIYPQSQDPYSHVNDPYSINSLHAQPQPQHPGWPSQRQSQESSLLHQHRGLPHQLCREYRREVLLPSGHGIDTGLTDSIPIHGIPHSLDDVQHVEDQGIHIPDQTVIKKGPVSLSKNNSNVSAIPINKDGLFGGVVNPNEVFCSVPGRLSLLSSTSKYKVTVAEVQRRLSPPECLNASLLGGVLRRAKSKNGGRSLREKLDKIGLNLPAGRRKAANVTLLTSLVEGEAVHLARDFGYVCETEFPAKAVAEYVNRQHSDPNEQVQRKNMLLATKQICKEFTDLLSQDRSPLGNSRPQPILEPGIQSCLTHFSLISHGFGTPAVCAAVTALQNYLTEAIKAMDKMYLNNNPNSHSESGTKGGDKDEKHRK; this is encoded by the exons ATGAAAATGCTTTGGAAATTAACTGATAATATTAAATATGAAGACTGTGAG GATCGTCACGACGGTACCAGCAATGGGACAGCCAGGTTACCTCAGCTGGGCAGCGTGGGTCAGTCTCCGTACACCAGCGCCCCTCCACTGTCCCACACGCCGAACTCAGACTTCCAACCGCCGTACTTTCCGCCGCCCTACCAGCCCATATATCCGCAGTCGCAGGACCCATACTCTCACGTCAACGACCCGTACTCCATCAACTCTTTGCACGCCCAGCCGCAGCCCCAGCACCCGGGCTGGCCTAGTCAACGGCAGAGCCAGGAGAGTAGCCTGCTTCACCAGCACCGCGGCTTGCCTCACCAACTGTGTAGGGAGTACCGGAGAGAAGTACTTCTGCCATCGGGTCACGGTATCGACACGGGACTCACAGATTCTATCCCCATCCATGGAATACCTCATTCTTTAGACGACGTTCAG CACGTTGAGGATCAAGGAATTCACATTCCCGACCAAACCGTAATCAAGAAAG GTCCGGTTTCCTTATCCAAGAACAACAGCAACGTTTCGGCCATACCGATAAATAAAGATGGTCTTTTTGGCGGCGTGGTAAATCCAAATGAAGTGTTCTGTTCAGTTCCGGGTCGCCTATCTCTTCTCAGCTCCACATCAAAGTACAAGGTCACAGTTGCGGAAGTGCAGAGGCGCCTCTCGCCGCCCGAGTGCCTCAACGCTTCCCTGCTCGGCGGGGTGTTGCGAAG GGCCAAATCTAAGAATGGAGGAAGATCATTGAGAGAGAAACTCGATAAAATCGGATTAAACCTACCGGCGGGGAGACGCAAAGCTGCGAACGTTACCCTTCTGACGTCACTGGTGGAAG GCGAAGCCGTGCATCTTGCCAGAGATTTCGGTTATGTATGCGAGACCGAATTCCCAGCCAAGGCAGTAGCTGAATACGTAAACCGTCAACATTCCGACCCAAATGAACAAGTCCAAAGAAAAAACATGTTATTGGCAACGAA ACAAATCTGCAAAGAATTCACCGACCTGCTCTCCCAGGACCGCTCGCCACTGGGGAATTCGCGCCCGCAGCCCATACTCGAGCCCGGGATTCAGAGCTGTTTGACCCACTTCAGTCTCATTTCTCACGGATTCGGAACACCCGCCGTGTGCGCGGCCGTCACCGCGCTGCAGAACTATCTGACCGAGGCTATTAAAGCGATGGACAAAATGTATCTCAACAATAATCCCAACAGCCACTCTGAGTCGGGCACTAAAGGTGGAGACAAAGACGAGAAGCACAGAAAGTGA
- the tfap2a gene encoding transcription factor AP-2-alpha isoform X3 — MLVHSFSAMDRHDGTSNGTARLPQLGSVGQSPYTSAPPLSHTPNSDFQPPYFPPPYQPIYPQSQDPYSHVNDPYSINSLHAQPQPQHPGWPSQRQSQESSLLHQHRGLPHQLCREYRREVLLPSGHGIDTGLTDSIPIHGIPHSLDDVQHVEDQGIHIPDQTVIKKGPVSLSKNNSNVSAIPINKDGLFGGVVNPNEVFCSVPGRLSLLSSTSKYKVTVAEVQRRLSPPECLNASLLGGVLRRAKSKNGGRSLREKLDKIGLNLPAGRRKAANVTLLTSLVEGEAVHLARDFGYVCETEFPAKAVAEYVNRQHSDPNEQVQRKNMLLATKQICKEFTDLLSQDRSPLGNSRPQPILEPGIQSCLTHFSLISHGFGTPAVCAAVTALQNYLTEAIKAMDKMYLNNNPNSHSESGTKGGDKDEKHRK; from the exons ATGTTGGTGCACAGTTTCTCCGCGATG GATCGTCACGACGGTACCAGCAATGGGACAGCCAGGTTACCTCAGCTGGGCAGCGTGGGTCAGTCTCCGTACACCAGCGCCCCTCCACTGTCCCACACGCCGAACTCAGACTTCCAACCGCCGTACTTTCCGCCGCCCTACCAGCCCATATATCCGCAGTCGCAGGACCCATACTCTCACGTCAACGACCCGTACTCCATCAACTCTTTGCACGCCCAGCCGCAGCCCCAGCACCCGGGCTGGCCTAGTCAACGGCAGAGCCAGGAGAGTAGCCTGCTTCACCAGCACCGCGGCTTGCCTCACCAACTGTGTAGGGAGTACCGGAGAGAAGTACTTCTGCCATCGGGTCACGGTATCGACACGGGACTCACAGATTCTATCCCCATCCATGGAATACCTCATTCTTTAGACGACGTTCAG CACGTTGAGGATCAAGGAATTCACATTCCCGACCAAACCGTAATCAAGAAAG GTCCGGTTTCCTTATCCAAGAACAACAGCAACGTTTCGGCCATACCGATAAATAAAGATGGTCTTTTTGGCGGCGTGGTAAATCCAAATGAAGTGTTCTGTTCAGTTCCGGGTCGCCTATCTCTTCTCAGCTCCACATCAAAGTACAAGGTCACAGTTGCGGAAGTGCAGAGGCGCCTCTCGCCGCCCGAGTGCCTCAACGCTTCCCTGCTCGGCGGGGTGTTGCGAAG GGCCAAATCTAAGAATGGAGGAAGATCATTGAGAGAGAAACTCGATAAAATCGGATTAAACCTACCGGCGGGGAGACGCAAAGCTGCGAACGTTACCCTTCTGACGTCACTGGTGGAAG GCGAAGCCGTGCATCTTGCCAGAGATTTCGGTTATGTATGCGAGACCGAATTCCCAGCCAAGGCAGTAGCTGAATACGTAAACCGTCAACATTCCGACCCAAATGAACAAGTCCAAAGAAAAAACATGTTATTGGCAACGAA ACAAATCTGCAAAGAATTCACCGACCTGCTCTCCCAGGACCGCTCGCCACTGGGGAATTCGCGCCCGCAGCCCATACTCGAGCCCGGGATTCAGAGCTGTTTGACCCACTTCAGTCTCATTTCTCACGGATTCGGAACACCCGCCGTGTGCGCGGCCGTCACCGCGCTGCAGAACTATCTGACCGAGGCTATTAAAGCGATGGACAAAATGTATCTCAACAATAATCCCAACAGCCACTCTGAGTCGGGCACTAAAGGTGGAGACAAAGACGAGAAGCACAGAAAGTGA
- the tfap2a gene encoding transcription factor AP-2-alpha isoform X2, translating to MSVVGKMGDWQDRHDGTSNGTARLPQLGSVGQSPYTSAPPLSHTPNSDFQPPYFPPPYQPIYPQSQDPYSHVNDPYSINSLHAQPQPQHPGWPSQRQSQESSLLHQHRGLPHQLCREYRREVLLPSGHGIDTGLTDSIPIHGIPHSLDDVQHVEDQGIHIPDQTVIKKGPVSLSKNNSNVSAIPINKDGLFGGVVNPNEVFCSVPGRLSLLSSTSKYKVTVAEVQRRLSPPECLNASLLGGVLRRAKSKNGGRSLREKLDKIGLNLPAGRRKAANVTLLTSLVEGEAVHLARDFGYVCETEFPAKAVAEYVNRQHSDPNEQVQRKNMLLATKQICKEFTDLLSQDRSPLGNSRPQPILEPGIQSCLTHFSLISHGFGTPAVCAAVTALQNYLTEAIKAMDKMYLNNNPNSHSESGTKGGDKDEKHRK from the exons ATGTCAGTAGTAGGCAAAATGGGAGATTGGCAG GATCGTCACGACGGTACCAGCAATGGGACAGCCAGGTTACCTCAGCTGGGCAGCGTGGGTCAGTCTCCGTACACCAGCGCCCCTCCACTGTCCCACACGCCGAACTCAGACTTCCAACCGCCGTACTTTCCGCCGCCCTACCAGCCCATATATCCGCAGTCGCAGGACCCATACTCTCACGTCAACGACCCGTACTCCATCAACTCTTTGCACGCCCAGCCGCAGCCCCAGCACCCGGGCTGGCCTAGTCAACGGCAGAGCCAGGAGAGTAGCCTGCTTCACCAGCACCGCGGCTTGCCTCACCAACTGTGTAGGGAGTACCGGAGAGAAGTACTTCTGCCATCGGGTCACGGTATCGACACGGGACTCACAGATTCTATCCCCATCCATGGAATACCTCATTCTTTAGACGACGTTCAG CACGTTGAGGATCAAGGAATTCACATTCCCGACCAAACCGTAATCAAGAAAG GTCCGGTTTCCTTATCCAAGAACAACAGCAACGTTTCGGCCATACCGATAAATAAAGATGGTCTTTTTGGCGGCGTGGTAAATCCAAATGAAGTGTTCTGTTCAGTTCCGGGTCGCCTATCTCTTCTCAGCTCCACATCAAAGTACAAGGTCACAGTTGCGGAAGTGCAGAGGCGCCTCTCGCCGCCCGAGTGCCTCAACGCTTCCCTGCTCGGCGGGGTGTTGCGAAG GGCCAAATCTAAGAATGGAGGAAGATCATTGAGAGAGAAACTCGATAAAATCGGATTAAACCTACCGGCGGGGAGACGCAAAGCTGCGAACGTTACCCTTCTGACGTCACTGGTGGAAG GCGAAGCCGTGCATCTTGCCAGAGATTTCGGTTATGTATGCGAGACCGAATTCCCAGCCAAGGCAGTAGCTGAATACGTAAACCGTCAACATTCCGACCCAAATGAACAAGTCCAAAGAAAAAACATGTTATTGGCAACGAA ACAAATCTGCAAAGAATTCACCGACCTGCTCTCCCAGGACCGCTCGCCACTGGGGAATTCGCGCCCGCAGCCCATACTCGAGCCCGGGATTCAGAGCTGTTTGACCCACTTCAGTCTCATTTCTCACGGATTCGGAACACCCGCCGTGTGCGCGGCCGTCACCGCGCTGCAGAACTATCTGACCGAGGCTATTAAAGCGATGGACAAAATGTATCTCAACAATAATCCCAACAGCCACTCTGAGTCGGGCACTAAAGGTGGAGACAAAGACGAGAAGCACAGAAAGTGA